One Amycolatopsis sp. NBC_00355 genomic window carries:
- a CDS encoding phosphotransferase encodes MTVDTSSTGDAGVGAGAEQDIAAAVAAGESVLSRRFGSPITLVSPEDLAGSGPATVVRARVVSSSFALPRTLVIKHYPEVPAPGEPDSFAQEAVSYQLFTALSPDERMCPELLAHDGRDRVLVLEDLGRTATLEDKLSARDSRAAERALLSWARSLGRLHANTAGREADFNALLRRLGGPAKSDHGDVDELCARVPSLIQDRLGIPVPDSVLDAVTYAVEQSRSSAFRAFSPVELSPDNNLVTGEGVRFLDFEYGCVRSALVDAANLRLPFANWPDALALPAGMSEAMIAAWRAEVAGVWPAFADDEALAGHLTTSELLRVWLISGEELGALDLSRHAAPVSREAALVTWWRDLAKHAGYVRMTAVSEFSSKVAAALAARLGPHADLAFYPAFR; translated from the coding sequence ATGACAGTCGACACCTCCTCCACCGGCGACGCTGGGGTCGGGGCAGGAGCCGAGCAGGACATCGCTGCAGCCGTCGCGGCGGGCGAGTCCGTTCTCTCGCGCCGGTTCGGCAGTCCGATCACGCTGGTTTCGCCGGAAGACCTCGCGGGCAGCGGACCGGCCACGGTCGTCCGGGCGAGAGTGGTGTCGTCGTCCTTCGCGCTGCCGCGCACGCTGGTCATCAAGCACTACCCGGAGGTGCCGGCGCCGGGTGAGCCGGATTCGTTCGCCCAGGAGGCCGTCAGCTACCAGCTGTTCACCGCCCTGTCGCCGGACGAGCGGATGTGCCCGGAGCTGCTGGCCCACGACGGCCGCGACCGCGTGCTCGTGCTGGAGGACCTCGGCCGTACGGCGACCCTGGAGGACAAGCTCTCCGCCCGCGACTCCCGCGCCGCCGAACGCGCGCTGCTGTCGTGGGCCCGGTCGCTGGGCCGGCTGCACGCGAACACCGCCGGGCGCGAGGCCGATTTCAACGCCCTGCTGCGCCGCCTCGGCGGTCCGGCGAAGAGCGATCACGGCGACGTCGACGAGCTCTGCGCGCGGGTGCCGTCGCTGATCCAGGACCGGCTGGGCATCCCGGTGCCGGACTCGGTGCTCGACGCGGTCACCTACGCCGTCGAGCAGTCCCGGTCGTCGGCCTTCCGCGCGTTCAGCCCGGTGGAGCTCAGCCCCGACAACAACCTGGTCACGGGCGAGGGCGTGCGGTTCCTCGACTTCGAGTACGGCTGCGTCCGCTCGGCCCTGGTCGACGCCGCGAACCTGCGCCTGCCGTTCGCGAACTGGCCCGACGCGCTCGCCCTGCCCGCCGGCATGAGCGAGGCGATGATCGCGGCGTGGCGCGCGGAGGTGGCGGGCGTGTGGCCCGCGTTCGCCGACGACGAAGCCCTGGCCGGGCACCTGACGACGAGCGAGCTGCTGCGGGTCTGGCTGATCTCGGGCGAAGAGCTGGGCGCGCTGGACCTGTCCCGCCACGCGGCCCCGGTGAGCCGAGAGGCGGCTTTGGTGACGTGGTGGCGCGACCTGGCCAAGCACGCGGGCTACGTCCGGATGACGGCGGTCTCGGAGTTCTCGTCGAAGGTGGCGGCGGCGCTGGCGGCGAGGTTGGGGCCGCACGCGGACCTGGCGTTCTACCCGGCCTTCCGCTGA
- a CDS encoding SGNH/GDSL hydrolase family protein has protein sequence MTVTSLEVTPFPEPSRPALAAVPVVQAVPALRRARRLVVLGDSTAVGLGDPLPRRGGWRGVGPLVAAALGVGTDGYLNPSFAGARMHCVLSEQVPAAVAHRPDVALVVAGMNDTLRPDFDAARIAADLTEVVRRLGEVGTTVIPVRFHDHSKVFRLPPALKRALGARVAELNAAIDEVVAREGVPCLDLDRLPGAYDLPSWSVDRLHPSELGHRMLAHGFTGLLAGAGFAVPEPVSLTCGGGVEPSTTGHVGWLVLKGIPWLWRRGREFLPYAAVIMWHSFRERTR, from the coding sequence GTGACCGTGACCAGCCTCGAAGTCACTCCCTTTCCCGAACCCTCCCGGCCCGCGCTCGCGGCGGTGCCGGTGGTGCAGGCCGTCCCCGCGCTCCGTCGGGCGCGGCGGCTCGTGGTGCTCGGCGACTCGACCGCCGTCGGGCTCGGTGATCCCTTGCCTCGGCGGGGTGGCTGGCGTGGTGTCGGCCCGCTGGTCGCGGCGGCGCTCGGCGTCGGGACCGACGGCTACCTCAACCCGTCCTTCGCCGGCGCCCGGATGCACTGCGTGCTCAGCGAGCAGGTGCCCGCCGCGGTGGCCCACCGGCCCGATGTGGCACTGGTGGTCGCCGGGATGAACGACACTCTCCGGCCCGACTTCGACGCGGCCCGCATCGCCGCCGATCTCACCGAGGTCGTCCGCCGGCTCGGCGAGGTCGGCACCACCGTCATCCCGGTCCGGTTCCACGACCACAGCAAGGTGTTCCGCCTCCCGCCGGCCCTCAAGCGCGCGCTCGGCGCCCGGGTCGCCGAGCTGAACGCCGCCATCGACGAGGTCGTCGCCCGCGAAGGCGTGCCCTGCCTGGACCTCGACCGGCTGCCCGGCGCGTACGACCTGCCGTCGTGGAGCGTCGACCGGCTGCACCCGTCCGAACTCGGCCACCGGATGCTCGCCCACGGCTTCACCGGGCTGCTCGCCGGCGCCGGGTTCGCCGTGCCGGAGCCGGTGAGCCTCACCTGCGGCGGCGGGGTCGAGCCGAGCACCACGGGACACGTGGGATGGCTGGTGCTGAAGGGGATTCCGTGGCTGTGGCGCCGCGGCCGCGAGTTCCTGCCCTACGCCGCGGTCATCATGTGGCACTCGTTCCG